The Populus alba chromosome 4, ASM523922v2, whole genome shotgun sequence genome contains a region encoding:
- the LOC118054111 gene encoding GDSL esterase/lipase At5g45920, translated as MRPKIYLFGDSITEVSFGDGGWAASLSNHFSRTVDVVLKGHSGYNTRWALKVAERIFPPVGSGGAPTLAVTVFFGANDACLSDRYAAFQHVPLHEYKQNLHSLISFFKKRWAETVILLVTPPPIDEDARLRHPYMENPSGLPERTNEAAGAYAQICISVAKECGCPVVDLWTKIQEFPDWKEVCLCDGLHLTQTGNRIVFEEVVKILEEPDIDPKDPLKAFEGY; from the exons ATGAGACCAAAGATTTATCTCTTTGGCGACTCTATCACTGAAGTTTCCTTTGGTGATGGTGGTTGGGCTGCCTCTCTCAGCAACCATTTCTCTCGCACG GTTGATGTGGTGCTGAAAGGGCATAGTGGGTACAATACCAGGTGGGCTCTTAAGGTGGCAGAGAGGATATTTCCGCCGGTGGGAAGTGGTGGTGCCCCCACTTTGGCTGTTACTGTGTTTTTTGGTGCTAACGATGCTTGCCTTTCCGATAGATACGCTGCCTTTCAACACGTGCCTCTCCATGAATACAAGCAGAACCTTCACTCTCTCATCTCATTTTTCAAG AAGCGTTGGGCAGAGACTGTCATTCTCCTGGTCACTCCTCCTCCAATTGACGAAGATGCACGCCTCCG ACATCCATACATGGAGAACCCATCAGGTCTACCTGAGAGGACAAATGAAGCTGCTGGTGCTTATGCTCAGATATGCATTTCTGTTGCCAAAGAATGTGGATGCCCAGTGGTAGATCTCTGGACCAAAATACAAGAGTTTCCTGACTGGAAGGAAGTTTGTCTAtg TGATGGCTTGCATCTTACTCAGACTGGCAACAGGATTGTGTTCGAGGAAGTGGTCAAGATACTGGAGGAGCCCGACATTGACCCTAAGGATCCACTCAAGGCATTTGAGGGTTATTAA
- the LOC118054116 gene encoding pentatricopeptide repeat-containing protein At1g28690, mitochondrial: MPVPLLFPQNDHISPKLLSALSNKTILHHRQLNKSNGNMKEVKLATIRPYIFSSTRNYTPLRPSNVFPPNQEDYITHHTPTTLSSALQHYINSDTPFHGQKIHTHILKTGFRPNINISIKLLILHLKCRCLKYAHQLFDELPQRTLSAYNYMIGGYLRQGLFEESISMVRRLDLDGERPDGFTFSMILKASTSGANVMLPRNTGGLVHAQILKLDVKADDVLYTALVDSYVKSGKVGYARKVFDLMLEKNVICSTSMISGYMNQGFVEDAEEIFWKTVEKDIVVFNAMIEGYSKSVETAMKAIEVYVDMQRFGLRPNASTFASVTGACSVVAGFEIGQQVQCQLMKSGFFNGVKMGSALIDMYSKCGRIEDARRVFNYMPVRNVFSWTSMIDGYGKNGEPWEALELFHRMQQCNIEPNHVTFLGALSACGHAGLVTKGREIFDSMERDYSTKPRMEHYACMVDLLGRAGNLQQAWELVKGMPEKPNSDVWGALLSSCNMHGNVEMARIAANKLFKINAIGRPGAYVALSNTLAAAERWDSVSELREMMKLRGISKDTACSWVGTEVDL; encoded by the coding sequence ATGCCTGTGCCATTACTTTTTCCTCAAAACGACCACATTTCTCCCAAGCTTCTATCAGCTCTGTCAAATAAAACGATTCTTCATCACAGGCAACTGAACAAATCAAATGGCAACATGAAAGAGGTCAAACTAGCCACAATCAGACCGTACATTTTCTCATCAACCCGTAACTACACACCTCTTCGCCCATCAAATGTATTCCCGCCAAATCAAGAAGACTACATCACCCACCATACTCCCACCACTCTGTCCTCAGCTCTTCAACACTACATCAACTCGGATACCCCTTTTCATGGCCAAAAGATCCATACCCATATTTTAAAAACTGGGTTTCGACCCAATATTAATATCTCTATCAAACTTCTGATCCTCCATTTAAAATGTCGGTGCCTGAAGTATGCACACCAGCTGTTTGATGAATTGCCTCAACGAACTCTTTCAGCTTATAATTATATGATTGGTGGGTACTTGAGACAAGGGTTATTTGAAGAGTCGATTAGTATGGTTCGTAGGTTGGATCTTGATGGTGAAAGGCCTGATGGGTTTACCTTTTCGATGATTTTAAAGGCTTCTACTAGTGGTGCTAATGTTATGTTGCCCCGTAATACAGGGGGTTTGGTGCATGCCCAGATATTGAAACTAGATGTTAAGGCCGATGATGTTCTTTATACAGCGCTTGTTGATTCGTATGTGAAGAGTGGGAAGGTTGGCTATGCAAGGAAAGTTTTTGATCTGATGTTGGAAAAGAATGTGATTTGTTCGACATCGATGATTTCTGGGTACATGAATCAAGGCTTTGTGGAAGATGCTGAAGAGATTTTTTGGAAGACAGTTGAAAAAGACATCGTGGTTTTTAATGCAATGATTGAAGGATATAGCAAATCTGTTGAAACAGCTATGAAAGCTATTGAGGTATATGTTGATATGCAACGGTTTGGCTTGAGGCCTAACGCTTCCACTTTTGCAAGTGTCACTGGGGCTTGCTCTGTGGTGGCAGGATTTGAGATTGGTCAGCAAGTTCAGTGCCAGCTTAtgaagagtgggtttttcaacgGTGTAAAAATGGGAAGTGCTCTTATAGACATGTATTCAAAATGTGGTAGAATTGAGGATGCAAGAAGAGTTTTCAACTACATGCCAGTGAGAAATGTGTTTTCCTGGACTTCAATGATTGATGGATATGGGAAGAATGGAGAACCCTGGGAAGCGCTTGAGCTATTTCATAGGATGCAACAGTGTAATATTGAGCCCAATCACGTTACTTTCCTTGGTGCTCTGTCAGCCTGTGGACACGCTGGCTTGGTCACTAAAGGCCGTGAGATCTTTGATAGTATGGAGAGAGATTATTCCACGAAACCACGGATGGAGCATTATGCTTGCATGGTTGATTTGTTAGGCCGTGCTGGAAATTTACAGCAGGCATGGGAGCTTGTTAAAGGAATGCCTGAGAAGCCAAATTCTGATGTTTGGGGAGCTCTGCTTAGTTCTTGTAATATGCATGGGAATGTAGAAATGGCACGTATAGCTGCCAATAAACTTTTTAAGATAAATGCTATAGGTCGACCTGGTGCGTATGTTGCGTTATCGAATACCTTGGCTGCTGCTGAGAGATGGGATAGTGTGAGTGAGCTTAGGGAGATGATGAAGTTAAGAGGGATATCAAAAGATACTGCTTGTAGTTGGGTTGGGACTGAAGTTGATTTATAA